In the Nerophis ophidion isolate RoL-2023_Sa linkage group LG19, RoL_Noph_v1.0, whole genome shotgun sequence genome, one interval contains:
- the LOC133538338 gene encoding uncharacterized protein LOC133538338 → MNVQLEISMTQFLIINTPLAIFILAMNLFFLFCLGWPQGTDRPKQPLRFLLELLIGCSSVYLVFLTLTFLTMGDNNYWLVLFFMLQYSVNISMSGYVWLSFFYFAHIVPARRAFFDWLKRNIKVTIFVVLLLDCLVYLHETVVEIAKSLISKPAIFTDDNNGTWDQIPDNNGTRNQIPDSSQLKLYHLVVFIITRVHMLNTLCLMIFSIITTLRYLQGHMRTMTQNAFRSPGPDSGAG, encoded by the coding sequence ATGAACGTTCAGCTGGAGATCAGTATGACGCAGTTTTTAATCATCAACACTCCTCTTGCCATCTTCATCCTGGCCATGAACTTGTTTTTTCTGTTTTGCCTGGGATGGCCACAAGGCACCGATAGACCCAAGCAGCCTTTGAGGTTCCTCTTGGAGCTTCTCATCGGATGCTCCTCTGTGTATCTCGTCTTCTTGACGCTGACCTTCTTGACGATGGGCGACAACAACTATTGGTTGGTGCTTTTCTTTATGCTTCAGTACTCTGTCAATATCAGCATGAGTGGCTATGTTTGGCTCAGCTTCTTCTACTTCGCCCACATTGTCCCCGCACGCCGCGCTTTCTTCGACTGGCTGAAGAGGAATATCAAGGTGACCATTTTCGTGGTTCTTCTTCTTGATTGCCTCGTTTATCTTCACGAAACCGTTGTGGAGATTGCCAAGTCTTTGATTTCCAAGCCTGCTATCTTCACCGACGACAACAACGGGACGTGGGACCAGATTCCTGACAACAACGGGACAAGGAACCAGATTCCCGACAGTTCTCAGCTGAAGCTTTATCACTTGGTTGTTTTCATCATCACCAGGGTTCACATGCTGAACACTTTGTGCCTGATGATCTTCTCGATCATCACCACCCTGCGATACTTGCAGGGTCACATGAGAACGATGACACAGAACGCATTTCGGTCTCCAGGTCCAGACTCCGGAGCTGGTTGA
- the LOC133538340 gene encoding uncharacterized protein LOC133538340 yields the protein MNVQLEISMTQFLIINTPLAVFILAMNLFFLFCLGWPQGTDRPKQPLRFLLELLIGSSSVYLVFLTLTFLTMGDNNYWLVLLFMLQYSVNISMSGYVWLSFYYFAHIVPARRAFFDWLKRNIKVTIFVVLLLDCLVYLHETVMEISKSLISKPAIFTDDNNVTWDQIPDNNGTWNQIPDSSQLKLYHLVVFIITRVHMLNTLCLMIFSSITTLRYLQGHMRTMTQNGISVSRSRLRSWLRVCATGICQCVIFFGCAVFIHLESLTIKFAQFYFGIAVLSTVTTLYIFGTTVNLAVGQAVYRQRAAALRRALGSLCSVGTATDDSTSESADVANSGNVKQ from the coding sequence ATGAACGTTCAGCTGGAGATCAGTATGACGCAGTTTTTAATCATCAACACTCCTCTTGCCGTCTTCATCCTGGCCATGAACTTGTTTTTTCTGTTTTGCCTGGGATGGCCACAAGGCACCGATAGACCCAAGCAACCTTTGAGGTTCCTCTTGGAGCTTCTCATCGGATCCTCCTCTGTGTATCTCGTCTTCTTGACGCTGACCTTCTTGACGATGGGCGACAACAACTATTGGTTGGTGCTTTTATTTATGCTTCAATACTCTGTCAATATCAGCATGAGCGGCTATGTTTGGCTCAGCTTCTACTACTTCGCCCACATTGTCCCCGCACGCCGCGCTTTCTTCGACTGGCTGAAGAGGAATATCAAGGTGACCATTTTCGTGGTTCTTCTTCTTGATTGCCTCGTTTATCTTCACGAAACCGTTATGGAGATTTCCAAGTCTTTGATTTCCAAGCCTGCAATCTTCACCGATGACAACAACGTGACGTGGGACCAGATTCCTGACAACAACGGGACATGGAACCAGATTCCCGATAGTTCTCAGCTGAAGCTTTATCACTTGGTTGTTTTCATCATCACCAGGGTTCACATGCTGAACACTTTGTGCCTGATGATCTTCTCGAGCATCACCACCCTGCGATACTTGCAGGGTCACATGAGAACGATGACACAGAACGGCATTTCGGTCTCCAGGTCCAGACTCCGGAGCTGGTTGAGAGTCTGCGCGACCGGCATTTGTCAGTGCGTGATTTTCTTTGGCTGTGCGGTTTTTATTCACCTGGAATCGCTCACCATAAAATTTGCGCAGTTTTACTTTGGGATTGCCGTCCTTTccacggtcaccactttgtacaTCTTTGGGACCACCGTCAACCTGGCCGTCGGTCAAGCCGTGTATCGGCAAAGGGCAGCGGCGCTAAGGCGGGCGCTCGGATCCCTGTGCAGCGTTGGCACGGCAACAGATGATTCGACTTCTGAATCAGCTGACGTGGCAAATAGTGGAAATGTTAAACAATGA